In a single window of the Pseudobacteriovorax antillogorgiicola genome:
- a CDS encoding NAD(P)/FAD-dependent oxidoreductase: MSHQKRIAIIGTGIAAAAINHRLANRYQLAFYEKARGVGGRMSHRFVNGVGDFDHGAQFFTARDPEFKSVLEPYLKLGLILPWEAKLAYLKESGEIEPARKEARYVASTANSLVKELLQGASIKTRTRITSLRKDGPQWYLVSENDEDLGPFDYVITTAPSVQSQAILGDHWQLSILPPMKPCFCVMLGLSPETNLAWQGAFVKDPILSWFASNNSKGRKADELCLTLHGAEEWSSHYEPKQAHDMEEILVKRFLKLFQLDNATITHRSSHYWRYARPAAAYEQAYLWNPDLNLAMAGDIFNGGRVEGAFLSGLQLAHGILESK, encoded by the coding sequence ATGAGTCATCAAAAGCGAATTGCCATTATTGGAACTGGGATCGCTGCTGCGGCGATCAACCATCGGTTGGCAAACAGATATCAACTTGCATTTTATGAGAAGGCTCGCGGCGTTGGGGGGCGTATGAGTCATCGTTTTGTGAATGGTGTTGGTGATTTTGATCACGGGGCTCAGTTCTTCACAGCCAGGGACCCTGAGTTCAAATCGGTCCTAGAGCCCTATCTCAAACTGGGGCTGATATTACCCTGGGAAGCGAAGCTTGCTTATCTCAAAGAATCAGGAGAGATCGAACCAGCTCGCAAGGAGGCTCGGTATGTGGCGAGCACAGCGAACAGCCTAGTTAAGGAGCTACTTCAAGGCGCGTCCATAAAAACTAGAACAAGGATCACATCCCTTAGGAAGGACGGCCCACAGTGGTATCTTGTGAGCGAAAATGACGAGGATTTGGGGCCTTTCGATTATGTCATCACCACAGCTCCTTCAGTTCAGAGTCAAGCCATCCTAGGAGATCATTGGCAGCTTTCTATTCTACCGCCTATGAAGCCCTGTTTTTGTGTGATGTTAGGCCTGTCTCCTGAGACCAATCTCGCTTGGCAAGGGGCGTTTGTGAAGGACCCTATTTTATCTTGGTTTGCCTCTAATAATAGCAAGGGGCGGAAGGCTGACGAGCTTTGTTTGACGCTCCACGGTGCTGAAGAGTGGTCATCTCACTACGAACCCAAGCAAGCCCATGACATGGAGGAAATCCTCGTGAAGCGGTTCTTGAAGCTTTTTCAGCTAGATAATGCGACTATCACCCATCGCTCTAGCCATTACTGGCGATACGCTCGCCCCGCTGCGGCTTATGAACAAGCCTATTTATGGAATCCAGATCTTAACTTAGCCATGGCTGGGGATATATTTAATGGCGGTCGGGTTGAGGGAGCTTTTTTAAGTGGCTTGCAACTGGCTCATGGGATTCTCGAATCAAAATAA
- a CDS encoding alpha-ketoglutarate-dependent dioxygenase AlkB family protein — translation MDSENLLPRDGEAYLFPQVFSPEESQQLFQSLYQNVIWRQEEIILFGRKVMQPRLTAWCADSDKHLRYSGITMIPDPWSKELILIKSRVESVARQSFNGVLLNLYRDGRDSMGWHQDNEVELGRRPCIASVSFGAHRSFHFKHRSTQDLKVKLELEDGSLLLMQGDCQDHWLHCLPKRLRIDRPRINLTFRKLL, via the coding sequence ATGGATTCTGAAAATCTTCTGCCCCGCGATGGCGAAGCGTATTTGTTCCCTCAAGTTTTCAGCCCGGAAGAGTCGCAGCAACTCTTCCAGTCTCTTTATCAAAACGTGATCTGGCGCCAAGAGGAAATCATTCTATTTGGCCGAAAGGTGATGCAGCCTCGCTTGACAGCTTGGTGTGCTGACTCAGATAAGCATCTGCGGTATTCAGGTATCACCATGATTCCTGATCCTTGGTCGAAAGAACTGATTCTTATTAAGAGTCGGGTGGAATCTGTTGCGAGACAGAGCTTTAATGGTGTTTTGCTCAACCTCTACCGAGATGGCAGGGATTCTATGGGCTGGCATCAGGATAACGAAGTTGAATTGGGCCGTCGGCCTTGTATTGCGTCGGTGAGCTTCGGCGCTCATCGCAGCTTCCATTTCAAGCATCGTAGCACCCAGGACTTAAAGGTTAAACTCGAACTCGAAGATGGGAGCCTACTATTGATGCAGGGAGATTGCCAGGATCATTGGCTACATTGCCTACCGAAACGACTACGGATCGATCGGCCAAGAATCAATCTGACATTTCGAAAGCTGCTGTAA
- a CDS encoding magnesium transporter: MNDVIERLRKARGHNISSVFLVDFDGVLQGRVYLQDLISAEGNTLLKDISKKTPWVQEMAPRDEIVEVVEKNQVPSIPVLNNDQVILGVIRYEQLVSIVHQDALDDLQKMVGVSKDEKALSTPFFSVRKRLPWLSVNHLTTFLAAFVVGVFEDTIAKITALAVLLPVVAGQSGNTGAQSQAVTMRGLALRGIRLRHKWRVMVKEGTVGLINGAVIGALCSVSVLYWSQSAALAGVIGVAMVIAMVAASLSGAAIPMILTALGQDPATSSSIVLTTITDIVGFVSFLGLATLFISQLG; encoded by the coding sequence GTGAACGACGTTATCGAAAGGCTGAGAAAGGCCCGTGGTCATAACATTAGTAGCGTCTTTCTCGTTGATTTTGATGGCGTGCTGCAGGGTAGAGTTTATCTTCAAGATTTGATCAGTGCTGAGGGCAATACCTTGCTAAAGGACATATCGAAAAAAACTCCATGGGTTCAAGAAATGGCTCCCAGGGATGAGATTGTCGAAGTGGTTGAGAAAAACCAGGTGCCATCGATCCCTGTTCTGAATAACGATCAAGTGATACTTGGGGTTATTCGTTACGAACAACTGGTGAGTATTGTCCATCAAGACGCACTGGATGACCTGCAAAAGATGGTGGGGGTAAGCAAGGATGAAAAAGCCTTATCGACGCCGTTCTTTTCAGTGCGAAAGCGCCTACCATGGCTCTCCGTGAACCACCTTACAACATTTCTAGCGGCGTTTGTTGTAGGTGTCTTTGAAGATACAATTGCTAAAATCACAGCGTTAGCAGTCCTACTCCCAGTGGTTGCTGGGCAATCAGGAAATACTGGTGCCCAATCCCAAGCGGTGACCATGAGGGGCCTGGCACTTCGAGGAATCAGACTTCGTCACAAGTGGCGAGTCATGGTTAAAGAGGGAACGGTGGGACTGATCAACGGTGCGGTGATCGGAGCCTTATGCTCGGTATCGGTTCTCTACTGGAGTCAGTCGGCTGCCTTAGCTGGGGTGATAGGAGTGGCGATGGTGATCGCTATGGTAGCTGCGAGTCTTTCAGGGGCTGCAATTCCCATGATTTTAACAGCTCTCGGCCAAGACCCAGCGACAAGCTCATCCATAGTACTCACCACCATAACCGATATCGTGGGATTCGTTAGCTTCCTGGGGCTAGCTACATTGTTTATTAGTCAGCTAGGCTAG
- a CDS encoding magnesium transporter MgtE N-terminal domain-containing protein: MKDLAALGLISDFITKFPRKASEAFESFLPEQQLEIIEQLPASSSAILMKRVNPDIAAQLLQQTKSVIKIIKASDPALMVRILLRIEEKARKSILDQLPASLAKEIEGLSSYPLDSAGSWKYDSMSSILAIV; the protein is encoded by the coding sequence ATGAAAGATCTCGCCGCCCTTGGCCTGATTTCGGATTTCATTACCAAATTCCCTCGTAAGGCATCGGAAGCATTTGAATCGTTTCTGCCAGAACAGCAACTGGAAATCATTGAGCAGCTACCGGCCTCGTCGAGCGCGATCCTTATGAAACGCGTGAACCCTGATATAGCTGCTCAGTTGCTGCAACAAACCAAGTCTGTGATAAAGATTATCAAGGCTAGTGATCCAGCCCTTATGGTTAGGATTTTGCTTAGAATCGAAGAAAAGGCGAGAAAGTCTATTTTGGATCAGCTCCCGGCTAGCCTTGCTAAGGAGATCGAAGGCCTTTCCAGTTACCCCTTGGATTCTGCTGGCTCATGGAAGTACGATTCCATGTCTTCCATCCTAGCGATTGTGTGA
- a CDS encoding mechanosensitive ion channel family protein, whose translation MDIFQEWMKILANFIPNLFGAVLILISGFLSAKFLRDFLRRTSVAAGLEIANSLPTIAYVSTCAITVLVSIKQVGIDVEFLTSIILIVLFCTLLSGAISFGMGSAAIVTTMKR comes from the coding sequence GTGGATATTTTCCAGGAGTGGATGAAAATTCTCGCGAACTTCATACCAAACCTCTTCGGCGCTGTATTGATTCTTATCAGTGGTTTTCTGTCGGCGAAGTTTCTCAGGGATTTCTTACGTAGAACGTCGGTGGCAGCAGGCTTAGAAATAGCAAATAGTTTGCCCACCATCGCCTACGTCAGTACCTGCGCGATCACGGTTCTGGTATCCATCAAGCAGGTTGGTATTGATGTCGAGTTCTTAACCTCAATAATCCTGATTGTTTTATTTTGTACGCTCCTTAGTGGGGCTATCTCGTTTGGTATGGGGTCAGCGGCCATCGTAACAACTATGAAGCGATGA
- a CDS encoding flagellar motor protein MotB yields the protein MSRVNLRRRKGRNPSWQVIYMDLMTNIMVFFVIIWSLSPGADDGISDTIGDVTTRLINLPGDVLFSPGKASLSGEGKDVLGKLFRDQDGNGVLGFDDNGVVKRMIVIHGHTDNDGQKSKNIDLGYRRALSAYQEIQRYNPGLSEHAVICTHADNSPVEEVPLFKGKISKEQREILRGLKSKNRRITIEDRTVNRFDNEE from the coding sequence TTGAGTCGAGTAAATCTGCGACGCAGAAAAGGTCGGAATCCATCTTGGCAGGTGATCTACATGGATTTGATGACCAATATCATGGTTTTCTTCGTTATCATCTGGTCTTTGAGTCCGGGTGCAGACGATGGCATCAGCGATACCATTGGCGATGTCACCACTCGATTGATCAATCTACCTGGTGATGTTCTCTTCTCTCCTGGTAAGGCAAGCCTTTCAGGTGAGGGTAAGGATGTCCTTGGAAAATTGTTTCGGGATCAAGATGGTAATGGTGTTCTGGGTTTCGATGACAATGGTGTTGTTAAACGAATGATTGTAATCCACGGGCATACTGATAACGATGGCCAAAAGTCAAAAAATATTGATCTAGGATACCGACGGGCGTTATCAGCCTATCAGGAAATTCAGCGTTATAATCCAGGTCTCAGTGAGCATGCTGTGATATGTACCCATGCAGACAACTCTCCGGTGGAAGAAGTTCCACTGTTTAAAGGAAAGATCTCTAAGGAACAACGGGAGATCTTGAGAGGTTTGAAATCTAAGAATCGTCGAATCACTATTGAAGATCGAACGGTGAATCGCTTTGATAATGAAGAGTAA
- a CDS encoding MotA/TolQ/ExbB proton channel family protein — MFKFNGSAEKTAVSAVVKAPKLGVNQKGAGAGVVGLLGFVGLLLLSIVFFVTENYFVSMAIISVGLMVYVAGTDVVKIFLSSFTVFFSSRHVIEKAACLVETNDALNKALSIKKNKQGHIKIGPVAEGEVIRLPDNPFTRDIQRLAKDGKDYEYAEFVAHSYYTECHELYDYSHANLEFVADAMPLFGLIGTIIGLIAMFDGLGANVSIESLTPQLALALKTTLYGAVFSSVYKIVGSRFDQRLKALDYDYETVCQAIKVIIENKNEVEVEI, encoded by the coding sequence ATGTTTAAGTTTAATGGCTCTGCAGAGAAAACAGCTGTCAGCGCAGTAGTTAAGGCACCAAAATTGGGAGTGAACCAGAAGGGTGCTGGTGCCGGGGTTGTGGGGCTTTTAGGGTTTGTAGGGCTCTTACTTCTATCGATCGTCTTCTTCGTTACGGAGAACTACTTTGTATCGATGGCGATTATCTCCGTTGGCCTTATGGTCTATGTAGCGGGAACAGATGTGGTGAAGATCTTTCTTTCATCGTTTACGGTTTTCTTTTCAAGTCGTCATGTGATCGAAAAAGCCGCATGTCTAGTAGAAACCAACGATGCCCTCAATAAGGCCCTTTCCATTAAAAAGAATAAGCAAGGCCATATCAAAATTGGTCCCGTTGCTGAGGGTGAAGTTATTCGCCTTCCTGATAATCCCTTTACTAGAGACATCCAACGATTGGCAAAAGATGGTAAGGACTACGAATATGCAGAATTCGTTGCCCACTCATACTATACCGAGTGTCATGAGCTTTATGACTACTCTCATGCAAACCTTGAGTTTGTCGCTGACGCCATGCCACTTTTCGGTTTGATCGGTACTATCATAGGTTTGATCGCCATGTTTGATGGCTTAGGTGCCAACGTTTCTATTGAATCACTGACTCCCCAGCTTGCTCTAGCTCTTAAGACAACACTTTACGGTGCGGTCTTCTCGTCAGTCTATAAGATCGTGGGATCGCGCTTTGATCAAAGACTCAAAGCCCTTGACTATGATTATGAAACTGTTTGTCAAGCTATCAAAGTGATCATCGAAAACAAGAATGAAGTCGAGGTAGAGATTTGA
- a CDS encoding pentapeptide repeat-containing protein, with amino-acid sequence MDLVMLRLSAQPLSMILLSFVISSCGKAAFQFKASRAQDATERPSEGQSIPRQLPPILSQEERDTVEPQETKVTIIIEESPVKISKPPMHLDEPDVEAEIVPYPPHPFQKPDDDHEDDELPLGSLCHDIQKNLFTACEQSPLFFGPQLVFENLNLSRTWLSQTNLSRSILRLSNLQESCGQGIQLSGGLLANNNFYRSDYRGANFSRASIAKSNFSSSLLSQANFSDSQVEEADFSGSCLNQSNFSAAQLKGQINFSGSDLSGTTFAGASFSLGIDFSAARLQGANFQGATWQPSSKATSFNINFADADLRGANFLRSDVTGLNFSGAQLEGATWTDGRICSEQSVGVCR; translated from the coding sequence ATGGATTTAGTCATGCTCAGGCTGAGCGCTCAGCCTTTATCAATGATTTTGTTAAGCTTTGTAATCAGCAGCTGTGGTAAGGCTGCGTTTCAATTTAAGGCAAGTCGGGCCCAAGATGCTACGGAACGGCCTTCGGAAGGCCAATCCATTCCAAGACAGTTGCCACCTATCTTATCCCAAGAAGAACGTGACACGGTCGAACCTCAGGAAACTAAGGTGACGATTATCATTGAAGAAAGCCCCGTAAAAATCAGTAAGCCTCCAATGCACTTAGATGAGCCAGATGTTGAGGCTGAAATCGTGCCATACCCGCCGCACCCCTTCCAAAAACCTGATGATGACCACGAAGACGATGAACTTCCGCTGGGTAGCTTATGTCATGATATTCAGAAAAACCTGTTCACCGCTTGTGAACAAAGCCCGTTGTTTTTCGGCCCACAGCTAGTGTTTGAAAATCTAAACCTCTCGCGGACATGGCTGTCTCAAACCAACTTATCTAGGAGCATTTTGCGTCTTTCGAACCTTCAGGAGTCTTGTGGGCAAGGGATTCAATTAAGCGGTGGTTTGCTAGCTAACAATAACTTTTACCGTTCCGATTATAGGGGTGCAAACTTCTCTAGGGCAAGTATTGCGAAAAGCAACTTCAGTTCTAGTTTGCTAAGCCAAGCAAATTTCAGCGATAGCCAAGTTGAGGAAGCGGACTTTAGCGGGTCATGTTTGAATCAGTCCAATTTTTCCGCAGCTCAACTCAAAGGTCAGATCAATTTTAGTGGTTCAGATCTCAGCGGCACAACTTTCGCGGGAGCTTCTTTTAGCCTAGGAATAGACTTTTCTGCAGCTCGGCTTCAGGGTGCAAACTTCCAAGGTGCTACCTGGCAGCCTAGTTCTAAAGCTACAAGTTTTAACATAAATTTCGCCGACGCAGATCTTAGAGGTGCTAACTTTCTCAGGAGCGATGTTACAGGGCTCAATTTCTCTGGGGCGCAGCTGGAAGGAGCAACCTGGACTGATGGCCGCATTTGTTCAGAGCAATCCGTAGGTG